GccataaaatctcatttttaaagtcttaacagaaaataaataaataaaacatcttCTGAGATAAATATCAAAACCTGAACTGTGAGATCGACGTAACAGTCTAAAACTGTAAAGCaggagaaggagaagataaaataaaacaaaaacatgcgaGTTAAAGTTGAGTGCAGAAAGAATGAGacttatataatttgttttctctcttcaaCTAAAcgtaacattaaaaatatagatacgaaaaaagaaaaagaataaaaaaaagataaaagcaaaatagaatataaagaaagtcaaaaaataaaattatttagttgaaataaaagaaaatgaaagaaagaagaaatgtttaaatcaaagagagttggtaggtaaaaaaaaaattgtgaatcaacaaaattcttattttatccttgtttaaaaatcatttgtccatcttaaaaaaaatatttgtccagtttatttttaatgtatgatatgttttttattttataaaaaagaacatatgCAATCAATTATACAGCCAAGCTGAacccatgtttttttttttcttggggcAGCAAGAAACGCTTAAAGTAGCAGAGAAATTTTTGTATAGCAACAAGAACACCAAAAAAAGATATGTTTTTGCAAAGGGACAAAAAACTCTCAGAGCATGAGTCTCACAAGAGCCAACAAGGAGTGTTTTTGTCAAAAGCAATATTGGCCCATTTTTTGCTACTATAGATTTTCACTTCTTTCTCACCATTTATAAAGAAACTGAGATGCATGAGCGACCTAATTGTTCAACCAAACACTCTTAGTGGCTTTCTTTGCATTTCCACACATTTTACTTTCTTTAATAAATTATCTCAACCAAACatagaaaagataaataaaagatatttgattgaaaaaaataaacaagaaataaataaacagacagataagaaaaataaatgagaaatagaatataaaaaatagcaaTGAGTTTCACTCTATTTTCACTCtactttatcaaataattaaacaattatcaCTATTTCCATCCTTTGGCACCTCTGAAATCCTCTACCGTCccaatacatatattatttactcAAGGTTCTGTTCTGAATGATGGACAAAAGCAGaatcttttttcattctaatttttttgtgCGTTTAAAAGTTTAGGGTGGGGAAACTGGTAAAGTATAGGATGCATGTGCGTAGACAAGGCTACAGTATGAGAGATTTTAACGAGGCCTTACATCATAAATTGCAAAcagaaaaaatcaaatcaaatcaaatagaaATAATCGACTCTAAACATTTCAGTAATTAATCTCAATTGGATTGCCAAATCATCATCGGTGGATGTTCACAGTGAACATTCATATTataaagtgaaaaattaaaacGAAGAAGAAACGGGAATGGAAACATTGTTACCTTAGACTTGTGCGAAAGCCGCAACGAAACTTTATAGATTACAGGTACCTTGGTGTTGAGTGACAGAGAgaagatgaataaaaaatttagatggAAAAGAAACAGATGAACGACAATGGCTTCACAATCACAAACATATGGAATTCGGTGATCTGATGGAATCATGGAAAACCAATCTGCCATCTCTGCTGGCCTTATATACAGGAAAATCTGGAACACGTGACTCTTCCTATTTGTGAACCCGTGTAATCTGCAtgcacattgtttttctttttaggaaataattaattattcacattataagttatttatcacaattaattaataaatattgaagAGTATAATAAATTTTGCAATTAAATACTGaagattatttttactaaaccaaatgttttaaatttgaattttgattatttgattgtgttacatattttttttagaggaaaagTTTTATCCAAAACTTGCCATCCTAtcgatttaaatataattatctctAATAAATAGTGGAATATCTGTTTCGAGTAAAATTGTTTGTGATAAATGATATATATGATTTATACCAAAAGAATATAGtttgatatttttaactaacaaaattaaaatttgttgatacaaaaatttaaaaagcatAGGAAGATAAGAATAAGGTTAAGTTATTTTGTAGGTTATGAATTATTagacaatttttaattagagttgggaacaattttttttaattgagttgaacttgtatttgttttttttaaccgGCCATTTTTCCTAATTATGGGTATAGAAAATTAACCGTCCGAGTTAGGTGGGTGATTTATAGTAGAGTTGTTGTAGGGTGAAGTTGAAGAACGTTGGGTTGAATGGATCAGTAGATATAAAGATATTGATTAAAAACTTGACTGAGAATACAAAGTTGAAAATCTGTGAGAACATTGACCATTAGAGAGGTGAGAATACTCAAAACAAACCTACAGAGACGTGACAATATTGGATTCAAGACTAGTTAGGTTTTGTAGTTAATTTTCTACAATgagttaattaataaataaataatttttaaattatatttaaatttaaaaatatttgtagatATATTGTTTTCTTAAATCCAAGAAATTGGGGCGgtgaatattttttgtatttctatATTGTTTTGCAAAAGCCATAGGTGTATGGTgtagataaattttatataactattgtttctaaaataaaatttaatatttaaccaATATATATACACTAATTTACAGTTTATTAGTTAATTATggtcaaattataaattattatacatgtttaatatatattttataatatattaggCAATAGACTAATTAACTAATACTACAAAAAGCAGATgcggtaattttttttataaaaaaattggtgaaatttcaaatgacaaaaaataattatattagatattttacaaaatacaatttttataatgaatggtaaaaaatagtttatatatcgATCTACTATATAACTCTTTATTCAGTTACagatattttcaaatgaaaaataaaagaaataacattttttttaaaaaaaaatatcagttcaaattaattttggagCAAATTTGTTCAGCATTCACatctcccaaaaaaaaaaacagtatgaTTACGTATTcacattataaataatttccTTTCTACAAAACGTGACTCATATGAAGGTACGTAATTAATCTTCTGTGTGCAGCAGCTTTTGCGTGATTAAGTACTCCTTGTTTTGAACGAATGTTACACATAATCCATTAGTTGATTCTTACGTTAGAACAACATTTGGTTTACAAACCAAATGAATTAAACCCCATTAGTTCAAGTGAACTTGAATGAATTATGAGCATGTTTTTGGTTAATTTCTGTTCATTAAATTCAATGCCATTTTGTCTtgaatctccgttcgatcaaaTCCCGCGGGTatttctttttcgtttctttCTCTTTGCCTACTAAATTGCCCAGCCTAAATGTTATTCCATGAGCACGTAGCATTCAAAGCCCAACCCGAAAAtgcattttaaaacataataaatcacAAGTCATTAATTAGCattgattttattaatattattaatataaaatgtcaTAGACAAGTTGGTTTAAGCTATTAAGTTTCTGTTTTGTTCAACCAGACACTGAATCTGAATTAGCAAAAATGAAATatcatgatattatattttgttatttgaattggaaaaaaaaatgaaatatagtataatatatagtgaaatttgttttatactattttattgtttacttccaatatttttcttttcctccaatttAAAAGGAATAAGATGGTAcgccccccccccctcccctccCCCCCACCTAATTcatcatatcatatataaaaatacccaaataatgaaaatagttttattttattatattatatgccACTCCATTTTATTCTACCTAATCTCTTTCTATCAATTCAAAggtaatcttatttttattttttaaatgcagCTAATAAAGAAGACAAATGTAACACgaaaacaaaaattcataattaaaagaaacagATGATGATTAAATTTAGAAGATTAGGGATATAAATATTATGTAAAAACTATAAAAGAGTAACAACTTATTACTTTTTCTTCTGGATCACATGTCCACGGTATGTTacacataattttatttgaataggATAAAATTACTATATGAGACAAAACATTGCCTTTTAAGTATTTCAAACTCGAGAGGCGAGAACTTAGTGATGATAGGGATAAAATAAGAATCGTGCATAATTTAACAAACGGtgcaatatttttctctttttatttgtgaCGGAAACGGTGCTATATTGTTGAATCTACTCGGACTGTCCATGATTTTTTGTCCTCAAGACACCCTGTTTGAATTCCAACAAGTGTTTTCCGTAGTTTTGAGGACAATGTTGCTGGGCCTGTTTTGTAATCCACCCTGCATTAATTTCCaatcattttattcaattaatttagCACTATCATTTGGTCAATATGGTGAAGATATCTTCCAGACTGAGAGGGGaaagatattttataatttagctCTATCAAtacaaatatttaagaaaatgttCATCATATTGTAACCTCATGTTAACAAATATGTGACTAAATGATcagtttttattaaattaaattcaaaatacttttacactatcaatcaattcgtttttttttaaaaataattattataacaaaTCAATCGGCTTATCATATATAACactgtaaaaaattaataaaattctaATTGTATATCcacataaaatattgaaaacaaaGAGAACTAGATTAATTGAAGTGTAAATTTTACCTTGTTTCCTTATAAGTTACAGATGCAACAGAGTTGACAACAACTGCAGTTCCAGTGCAGAACATTTCATCAGCACCTAGCATCTCCTCCACTGATACGGAACGTTCCATGACCTGAACATAATTGTGATagtgaatagtttggaaaaccAAATTTGTAGAGAATGAAACCATCAAGATGAATCAAAATACATGCCAATAATTgaaggaaaattaattaatacctGATAACCCAAATCAATGGCAATGTCAATGATGGATTTTCGGGTGATACCAGGTAGGATGGTTCCATCTATTGCAGGAGTGGAGATAGCATTGTCCTTCAtaggattaaattaattaaacaaattttgttCAGACATAATAAAATTTCCACATGGTTTTGGacatattattttgttaatattaataCCGTAATTAAGACTGTTGGGGTACCTTCAAAACAAATACATTGCATGCTGAGGCCTCCTCTATATGTTTTCCAGTTGCTGAGTCTAAGAACAGCACATCAGAGAATCCGTTGGCCTTTGCATCAGCCATTGCAGTATAAACCTATGGCTCgagaaacatatatataagGATAATATACTCAATGAAGATCCAAATTAATATGGGGTAGCTTATTATTTGATCTATGATTTGACTTAGTGTAGGCAGTCATACCTGTGTCGTGTTATTATCAGCAAGATATATAAATCAAGAAGGGAACACTTAGACTAAACATTAACCATTAAATATAGTCTACAAAATGATGAAATTCAGGACCAAAGTTTTgattaactcatttttttccctttaacaTGATTTGTTCTAACCTCAAGATAAGTACCATAAATTTCAAAACCTTGGAAAACAGATATTCAAATGGAGAAAATTATTTCATGGGTGATATATTGGTAGCATATGCTTACAGGGGCATAATTGGTGACACTTTTGATCCCTCCAGTTCCACCACAGCCAGATATTGCTCTATATAGTTTATCCTCAACCTTTAAATTTAGTGCAccctttaataataaaaaaagatgaaattagTCTTTTTTGATATGTAGAATCAAGTGTCAAGGAATTTATAACAGTTCACACATTCTACTCAATTAACTTAGACTTCCTCCTTAAGATGAAATTAGTCtagaatatgaaatttaatttcagCAAGTTGTAAGACGAATCTTTTCCTAATACTATTATAACCATGTGGAAATCCATAGCTGACCTTCTGGTAGCTGCCAACTGGAGaacaataaataagaaatgTATACTCAGGGGCAGGTGCCACCCCTAACAATGCTCCTGTTCCTATCAGCAATGGCCTAATATATAGTGACCCTTTCCCTGGTGGAGGCACctgtttcaaatttaaatcttattctGTTTTTTCAAGTTCTTAGAGGGAAAATTAAGATCATAGAGATGAATAAATAGGAGGAAAATGAATACCCAACGTTTGTTGGCAATAACTATCTGCTTTACAGCATTAACAAATTGGCCAGGAGATGGGGATGGCATACACAATCTATCTGCACCTCGTTTCATGCGTTGAGCATTCTCATCTGGTCGAAATAAAAGTACATGCCCATCTTCAGTTCTATGTGCTTTTAGCCCCTCAAAGAGTCCCTGAAGAAGATAATCATGTTTATATTTGTGAGGCTTTAGCTAGAATGTGATTTCTGAACTACATAATGTActcaactatttttttgtttgttttagtaCAAAAGCTTATAATTGAGTAAAAGTTATGAATCACTAGGTACTATAATACTGTGTTGTTTGAATAACCTGTCCATAATTTAAGATTCCAGCAGAAGGGCTGATCTCTATGTTTCCAAATGGAACGATGGATCCTTGTGAAAACTTATCTCCTTTTGCACATTTCATGACATACATGTAATCTGTTGGAACTAGACTAAATCCAAGCTCATCCCAATTAATGTCAGCATAGTTTTCCGCAACAGCACTGATTTTCAGACAAAAATAGGGTGATCAaacttcaaattcaaaatcaccaatgttattgtattataaaaatagaaataaaaccaagttcatatattattatctaCTACAATAATTAACATTGTCGTATTCATTAGCCAGATAGTTAatcatcaaaaattaaaattcaatagcATTGTCGTATTCATTAGCCAATTACTCGTTCAATTATCAATACTTACATTTCAGAACCGTCTTTGCGGTTGCCTAACATAGAAGGGGGAGACATTGTTTTGTTTGCGATCACGGATTCACGAGATTTTCTGCGTTAAAAAGAGGTGTCAGTTGATTGGTGCAAGGCTCCATACAATTTTCTGTATAACAGTACAAGTCACGTCAGTGACATCTCACATGTCATGTCAAAATACATTACATTATCCAATCACCATTAAAATATATCTATATCCTCTGTCCCTTCTTACAAAatcttttcaattaatttacacatttaaaaaaagttgattaaCTTAGTTattgatattaatttgttaatattttatattattcttctaaaaattgtccttatgttttttaaatcttattcCTAATAAGAGAGAGGAGTTCATCTAATTAATTTTCAgcatttatatgtttttaatagaaaaaattgttaattaaattaatgcaaTACATAATTAGGAAAAGATTTTTTGGGATGCTTGTTACGCAGATTTGATTATATTCTTAGGAATCATTTTTTTAGGAATGTTATTACtgaaaatgttattttcaaaGATGTTTGACAACACTTCTAATTCTTgtgaatgtttttaaatttattttaatttaaaaacaacaatatcaaataaataaataaataaaataaaattataattcattttaaatattttcatgggAATACAAGATTCTGATTTCTTTACATAAGAATAGGATGATGGAAAAAtaagtataatatataatttatggaAATGATTTACGTctaggatttttttattattatcttctAACAAACATGAGAACTTCACATTCATAGGAATCCAatatgatgccatgaaacaaatgttcttttataaaaaatgagacaaccaatttttttttaaaaagcatcTTAAAAAAAAGATGGAAGGAGTATATCCTGttatcattaaatataaaaattaatataagttttaaatttaagagtattaaaattaatagaagaatatatttaaaagattatgaagtaaatttaatttaatttattaaaattaaaagcatgttttatcttaaaaatttggAAAAGTAAGAGTTTCAATAGTTACGAATATGTTAAAGCGTacactaaaaagtaaaaaatctgTTACGAATATGTTTTACATTTGGTTTCACGGTTTGTTATTTACTAGACAATGGTCAATGGGGTAATTATTTGGCTCATGTTTTGGAAAAATATACTTTGGACAGAAGAAACACCTACCCTTGTAGAGaagcaagaaacaaaagaaagataagTGAATTGATGATATgtgatataatttaataagaaaataaagatgaaataaaatacggataacaatattttttttttgtttggttaaaaaataaaagaaaaaggtaaaaattctagaaacaaaaatttatttatttattctttcgctttctctttaattccaattccaattttcttttctttctaccCTTACGTTCTTCTTTTTCATCCAGCGAAACATAGCAGGAATATAAAGTATAGGATGCGTGTGGAAAAAGGCTACCTACCATGTGACAGATTTCAATGAAGCTTGCATGTAATAtcagataattaaaaaaagtaaaaatcaaaATCTAAACTGTAagcattttattaattaatctcAAATTAATTACCATATTATCTACCCGTGTTCACTTTGTACTTCATGCATTATATATAAAGTGAAAACAGTTGAATGAAAGATGAAAAAGGACAATTAGAAAGAAGAATGTTAGTCATACAAACTCTCTCTAACACACAATAAAGACCGTGTTAGAGTCTTAAAAAGTATGTTGTTAGCATTTTTTAGTAGGTACCTTAAAGTTGTGTGAAAGCCGCTACGAACTTTATAGGAATCTTGTTGAGGGAGAtaaagagaagataaaaaaacaaaatgaacgaGAATGGCTTCAGAGATAGGAAGGGGAAGTGATAGTGATAAACAAGTATTGAGGATTTGATGCAAAGAGGCACCCTGGTGCAGGCcttttatattgaaaatatgtAACAACCGTGGAGAAAAATAACAAGCACACATGGTTCACTCCACATTCCACAATATTTATTATgactaaataattcatatggaTATAATATCATTAGTTGTCATATTAACTGGCAAAAGAGTTAATAATTACATGCAATGctcacaataattaaaataaccaaaatactAAATATTCAACAGACacaatttaattaatagaaaCTAAGCCACGAGTCTgcctttaatttatttcaacaaCCATGcacgtttttttttaaaatgcaacaAAATTTAGGTAAATATACCTTCTCGTGACTCAACAATTAAAATACATGTAGTGTGTGtgtcgatatatatatatatatatatatatatatatatatatatatatcacttgaattcactcttaaaataaaaatattaccgGTTAAATTggcaaaatattttcttttttggtacGTATAGTACATATTTATAATGGttgaattttgttataaaattgataatgagttatgattttttttaaaaatattattaattttataaaaatcatatttaagaaTTCTAGATAACTTTCATCTACAATGTAGGGTAATAAATAGCAACTGATTATTGAATTTAATAATAACCCGTGCGTAAACCTCGTAAttaaatctttatttattttataaatgtttttttaaaaaaataaaaaagtaaaaaaaattaaatatatcagTTGAAACTGATTATCTTCCATTATTAGTTCTTAACTAATATTTGctctaataattttttgaattatctAGACAAGTGGCTACCTATGAACAAAACTAAAACGAATCAACCAGCATTATTTACGGTATTGTTCAGCAAATACACAGTACATATCGCAGAAAATACACGGTATGAGTTGTATTCAcactatatattaataattttcctTCCTAAAAAACATGACTCACACTATCATCTCATGCGAATCTCTCTTATATTTTTCGTACAATGTGAATCTCACTTATATATAATCGGTGTCGTATTTATCGGGATCGTTACGTGTGCAtgagtttttgaaattttgccTGATCTAGTATTCCTCGTTATTAACGAATGGCTAATACCTccatgatttgattttttcaaaagcaaGAGCTGTGATAGGAATTTGATTCTTTCCTACCCGAGGTCAGGGATAGCGGCGAAGGGTTAATAAAAGATGTTAAGATAAACTATAATAATCTAAGAAATATTAATTCTTTCTATCTATTCTCAtggatatataaattaatttatatttaaaatcaatttctaagatatttttcttatgtctAATTTCCATTATTTGGATTTGTAGGTCCATTAATACTTGCTCCTTTATTAAAGACATGGAAATGAGTTGGTTGGCATGCACGTGGAGCCCAAAGGTCATAGGTTGTGTTTATGAATGGTGGAGATATGTGTATTTAGGGTGTCATTATATACGTTagtgcaaaacaaaaaaattattataaaataattattattattttaattttataatgtattaattttttttcatttatattttttataatattaatataaacaataaaatctctaaataaattaatgataatataagatttattttgtgtaattattttttcctccGTGTAAAATAATACAAGATGACTAAGGGAGTAATAGGTACCAAAAGTGgggttaatgatttttttaggaaaatgtTAGACAAACCACTCCATAGTACCCTATCCACATGGGACACGAGTGAGGTTGCTTAaagcattattattttattatattttatcttttaataaaagaaaacaaatgaaataaaaaataaaagaaaaaaatgcttaTAGTTCCCTTCAACCTTTCACGATCACCTTTCTCCCGTTGTTGCTCCCTTAGTTCCTCCAACCCAACCTTTGCACCAACGAACCCTCTTTCGATGTTGTTCCCACGCATTCGTTGTGAAGGTTATTCCCAATTGCTAGTGTTGTGAAGCTTTGACACACCACTTTTGAAGGTGGTTCAACTTGAGTTGTCGGAGCTGCTGTTGCAGTCGTGTTAATCTCTTCACCTGAAGTTGTTATTGTTCTCTTATATGAAAATATCATTGGTCTAACTCCGGACACTTTCCCTTGTAAAGTTTAAgatatttaattgtttattagtTCTTTTTTGTGGTTATTGCTCTCATtttttgattaataatattagaaggattataattaactaaaaatgaTAATAGATTATCCATTATTATGATAAACTTAATCACTTTAATTCATagcataaatataaatttttatcatatagtgtgtctaaatttaaaacaataattataattaatgtgataccctctaaataaaacatataaaaatatagataaacaaatttatgtggataaaaggttcacattcacttcattaTTAAAAGCATAGTGAGCTCAGAACAAAGTtgtcaaagtttacaaaagaaattttgtaaaatcaatgaggtaaaataaaacaaaataacatcatgtaattaaaataaaaactcatccccaatgtcacatcctattagagcatTATGTCCCAGCGTCCTCTAgcacgaggttctttaaagtcattcacctagtcatcttcCCACAAACATAAAGTTCgagagatcatcacaggatccaaatacAAATAGCACACACGGAGTGAGTTATTacacttaaaataaatacaaataaacaaagacataatcaaaataaattatagaagtatttataacatagctCAAATTAATACAATCTATGTCATTTCATCactttatcaattaaaattcatttttcaatcaccaatcatattacacatgaatcacacactggctcaaaacataataatactcatcaatttcataataagcaATTAGCAAaagttatgcaacaattatactaagactcaagcttatatacaatgtggtatcatgtcagtgaaaaactaTATTGTGACActtaaaaatacataacaagacacaacACACAATGAATATGTCAGGTTACTCTcactaaataaaatcataaggtgactagTCAAGGTCattctgttttgcgagaatactCAACCTTATAGGATCAACATAGGTTTAAAGAAACACTCAAACTGAGTGTCTTTATCCCAAGGCCTAGACTACGAATAATCCGCTAGGACTTCACCTTTTTTATTTaggtctaacccctaaaataatttttgcatgcagatactgctcatgaattatacaatactcatgACTTCACACGcatgttttaaacacgtttaacacattgtattacaatttaacactttaggttcctaATTAAGAATCCTACACTTTCCCTTTAACACGGTGTATAAACACTTTTATCATGGTAAATAACAGtcgagttattgtataattcacgactCACAACACAAATATTATcatatcaagtgttaaccacacttCACAATCAGATTTTATGTCtataattttaacatatcacAATGTCATGATACACCATCACGTGTTTATCTGTATCttacaaatcaatgcatgctcaactttacacttatacttaATCTTAATAGCAATGTTATGATCTCAACGCAATATGatatctcacaattcatcacatattcaatttattactcacacaattttaatcataatttcatgatctcaatttttaaaaaataaatttattgattaaaaaatgccACATAAGCAGGTGGCTGTTGGGTGGATGCTACTTGCAGCGGTTCGTATCACTGCTCATATTTTTATATGGCTGTGTTTGTGAGTCAATCGCCAACTAAGTTTTGTAATTGTTTTCTAAAGGTCACCTCTACACAtggttttaatgaaaatttttcCCGCCAACTAAGAAATGGCTTGAACCttacatttaatataattatttttctacttttctctctcttttttctttctttctgtttcTCACTTTAANNNNNNNNNNNNNNNNNNNNNNNNNNNNNNNNNNNNNNNNNNNNNNNNNNNNNNNNNNNNNNNNNNNNNNNNNNNNNNNNNNNNNNNNNNNNNNNNNNNNGAACGGCGCGCAGgtcatatatgataagtttatcAAAACTATCttaaagttaattatattaatgataaattcTTATTACTACGTAATAATGTAAAGCTTTATACACTAATAATAGGCATGTAAATTAGGATTagttatgttttaaatttttttgagctTTCACTTTTAGTCCGTGAAAAAAATTGACTAATTATGTCATATGATGACAAAAAATTTGAATCGCCAAAAAATGAgtcacaaataaatataattaaataataataaaattactgTTATGTTATGATTTAACAATGAGATTTgatgacaaaattaaaaatattgtttgacAAAAATATCAAAGACTAAGATTGGACAATtttttgttgagggatcaaaagcaaaaacataaaaaattttaggaacaaaatattgttaatcctataaattaaacttgaagagaattttgttaaattttttaatgaattaaataactaattccttttaacaaaaattatgtataaatgtattaatgatattttttttgaaaaactattttatttttaaattcttaatatttttctataataaaCTTGTAGGTGTCAATCTTTTGTTAAATCCATATGGTCACACATATAATTGTTCCAAgaaatttagtattttaataatatgaatgttgataatgataacaatgatgatgagaTGGGTGGGTGGGTGTGGGTATTATAAACTTACTTAGGAAGTCATTTGCCCCTAAGCAATTACCAATTGGAgctatattttgaaaatttatcgcATCAAGGGTAAGTTATGATTGTTTGTCATACACGTGTCTTTGGTTGAAGTCAAACACccacctatgatttttattttgtttttttttaaaagataatcaGAA
This region of Glycine max cultivar Williams 82 chromosome 7, Glycine_max_v4.0, whole genome shotgun sequence genomic DNA includes:
- the LOC100778723 gene encoding putative branched-chain-amino-acid aminotransferase 7, producing MSPPSMLGNRKDGSEIAVAENYADINWDELGFSLVPTDYMYVMKCAKGDKFSQGSIVPFGNIEISPSAGILNYGQGLFEGLKAHRTEDGHVLLFRPDENAQRMKRGADRLCMPSPSPGQFVNAVKQIVIANKRWVPPPGKGSLYIRPLLIGTGALLGVAPAPEYTFLIYCSPVGSYQKGALNLKVEDKLYRAISGCGGTGGIKSVTNYAPVYTAMADAKANGFSDVLFLDSATGKHIEEASACNVFVLKDNAISTPAIDGTILPGITRKSIIDIAIDLGYQVMERSVSVEEMLGADEMFCTGTAVVVNSVASVTYKETRVDYKTGPATLSSKLRKTLVGIQTGCLEDKKSWTVRVDSTI